Part of the Bacillus cereus group sp. RP43 genome is shown below.
CCATTTTTCTACATATGACAGCAGAACCTTACCATATCCTTTTGATCTGTGAGCTTCTGCAGTTACAAGATCATATACAAAAACATGTTTCTCATTATAGAAATTCGTACAAATTGCTACACCAGCTAGACTAACAACTTCGTCATCTTCATTCTGTAACGAGAGTAGTTTATAATTTTCGTCTTTCATTTTTTGAAATAAAGAACTTGCGTCTTCTCTTGAAAGTTTCGTTCGTAATTGCTGTAATACAGGGAATACATCATGTAAATCAGCTTCTGTTACTACTTCTCTAATATTCATTATGATTCTCTCCTTACTATTTCAAAAGTTTTCTAAATGTTATATCATCATTATAAAAAGTAACTGCCCCTAACTTAAGTGACAGTTCGATTATTTTTTATATGGCCAGTTTTTAAAGGAGAATTCATAAAATGGATCTTACTATCCCATTGCAATTAGAAAGTAAAACACCAATTTACTTACAAATTTACGAATATATGAAACGAGAAATCTCTCAGGGATCACTGCCTGCCGGTACACGCCTTCCTTCTCACAGAAATTTAGCGGTACAACTTAATGTTAGCCGTATTACTGTTGAATCTGCTTATCAACAATTACTAGCTGAGGGTTATGTAGAAAGTAAACCGAAACGTGGGATTTTTGTTGCAGAAGTTGATATCGATGTCATTCAAAATAAACAAAAAATTGTGTCAAACAGCGCTAACAATATAAAAAAAGAACAATATGACTATGATTGTAGCCAAGGGCTTATTGATCAAAAAGCTTTTCCAATTACAAACTGGAAAAGAGCATTACACGAAACTTTATTCCAATATGAAAATGAATTATTTGCTAAAGAAGATCCTCAAGGTGAATTCGTTCTACGAGAACATATTTCAAAGTATTTATATCATGCTCGCGGGGTACATTCTACACCTGATCAAATTATTATCGGAGCAGGTACGCAGCCTCTTCTTTGGCTACTACTTCAACTGCTTGGTCCAAAAAAAGAATACGGAATCGAAAATCCTGGATTTCACCGTATAACTGCTATGATTCAAAGTGCTGACCTTCCTATTCACCCTATTCCTTTAGATGATAAAGGCATTCATATTTCAGCTTTACGTGAATCAAGTGCTAATGTAGCATACGTCACTCCATCTCACCAATTTCCACTTGGAATAATTATGCCTTTATCTAGAAGACTCGAACTATTAAAATGGGCGAATGATCGCGGGGGATATATCATTGAAGATGATTACGACGGGGAATTCCGCTATGTAGGAAAACCTATTCCTTCTTTACAAGGACTAGATTCAAATGAACACGTTATTTATATGGGAACTTTCTCGAAATCCTTTTTACCTTCTTTACGAATGGGATATATCGTCTTACCATCTCATCTTTTAAAAATCTATAAAGAGCTTGGAGGCATGTTTAAACAAACTGTTTCTACAATGCAGCAACTCGCTTTTGCCACCTTTATTCAAAATGGTGATTGGGAGCGTCATTTAAACCGTAGTCGTACGTTATATAAAAGAAAGCATACATTACTAGTTAAATCTATCAAAAATGAAATGGAATCTCGTGTTCAAATACTTGGCGAACAGTCCG
Proteins encoded:
- a CDS encoding GNAT family N-acetyltransferase, whose protein sequence is MNIREVVTEADLHDVFPVLQQLRTKLSREDASSLFQKMKDENYKLLSLQNEDDEVVSLAGVAICTNFYNEKHVFVYDLVTAEAHRSKGYGKVLLSYVEKWGEEKGCSSIVLTSAFPRIDAHRFYEREGYDKVSYSFYKEL
- a CDS encoding PLP-dependent aminotransferase family protein, with the protein product MDLTIPLQLESKTPIYLQIYEYMKREISQGSLPAGTRLPSHRNLAVQLNVSRITVESAYQQLLAEGYVESKPKRGIFVAEVDIDVIQNKQKIVSNSANNIKKEQYDYDCSQGLIDQKAFPITNWKRALHETLFQYENELFAKEDPQGEFVLREHISKYLYHARGVHSTPDQIIIGAGTQPLLWLLLQLLGPKKEYGIENPGFHRITAMIQSADLPIHPIPLDDKGIHISALRESSANVAYVTPSHQFPLGIIMPLSRRLELLKWANDRGGYIIEDDYDGEFRYVGKPIPSLQGLDSNEHVIYMGTFSKSFLPSLRMGYIVLPSHLLKIYKELGGMFKQTVSTMQQLAFATFIQNGDWERHLNRSRTLYKRKHTLLVKSIKNEMESRVQILGEQSGLHIVLHVHNGMNEQGLIHAATKQRIKLYPLSTYDSVHNLREASYVLLGFGSIPEDCIETVVKLLKKVWFPN